Part of the Hevea brasiliensis isolate MT/VB/25A 57/8 chromosome 16, ASM3005281v1, whole genome shotgun sequence genome is shown below.
TCTGTTATTAGGAAAATTTACAATTTGTGTAGATTATTTGGCTAAGGTTTTATTTAATCTATGAATTTTATAATATTGTAAAAGGCTGTCTTCTGTaaaattttcatgatttttaggcatgtctaactatttttcaaaaattaaatttcttactaCTGTCAATCTGTCAGAATCTGATAAtcatatatttatgtatgttcttgtgtgttcttgagttctaattgatatttgatttatttttctgagttctcttaattcaagaagtgttatgaagcgtttggatcatgttagaagacccgGACTCTTagatagttgtaactaattaggaattttaacccctTAAAAGACTAAAGTTAGAATCCAAtatgaattgttattagtattttcttattttctttaatttctttatttttttagtttttttatttttattacaaacaaaattggcaaGTAGCCCTAAAATAAGTACCAAAGAGGACATTTGCGTAGAGCTTACAatgagctaaacgggagtaagccagggatatcaatgtcatactagaagagaagaccattttttaagggtagcttgccccaatggcaactgcaattactaacaagtaagtaatcctaaattTCTAGAATAACCATtgacatgaaattgtagtaataataggatttttatttggtaaattaaaattaactttatttttaatttaactgacttttgcatgtaattaatttaaataaatactttgtaaattaaaattaatcttgtttgtaaattaaattaaccttggtatgtaaaataaatttaatttaatacttagtaattgtaaaataaatttgcatgttagaaatctttattaggttatgattatttgggccttatgtgatattaaaataaattatacatgtacataattaatttagtttaattatccttaggataacttggtgaaaaattaattaattaggttaaataaaaacttagagttatttaaaattgaatttgtttgtaaattaaattctcaataataaattaattttagtcatctggtaaatatcatttaaataattagcaaccccatatataagaattacttgtgcatgaaaattatttgtaaacaacaacTCTTTTGTAAATTACTTGTGTGTAtaggattagaattacatttttaggataaagtttaatagaggaataataaacaagacttctagaaacattagtaaaggactgacactcgaattaacgaagttagaccaggcgtaaaggGTGCCTAACAACTTCCCCCTACGTACCCACTATTCCCAACCTAGACATTGGACTATAGTAATGACGGTTGTAGAAACTTTGCAATGAGTAAGTTGCTAtctatgaccctcggaagaaatactgaatatgttccggttattacccgggtggcaactcctgtctatctatgccttcgtggcataaatctttAGTACTGTAATAGttttatgggaagacggtatttaacagtggtttgattctattaggattgtatgaattgtatgtctaggaaatgctgcctaaggaggtgatacttaagtgagaccattgtgactccaccatctttcctaggcattacctggtgcatttaagtgagaccattgtgattccaccatctttcctaggcattacctggtgcattttatataattctagtggatgatattttgcctcacgcccCCTACTCTTACATCAATTGGTTCAGTTCAGTCAAATCCTAGCTTATACGATTACTTATTTACTCTAGAACTTGTGCTTCAAACAAGGGATAATTTGTACTGCAAATCAGATTCTATACTATAGCAGCTGTTTCAGACAGTGACAGTGTTTAATAGCTTGCATTTGCATCATGATAGAAAATAGAACTAATGTTTTCATATCATTCAAGTATGGGCACTAGGCAGAACATTTCTCATTCATCTTTTAGGCTCTATTTGGATGAGGTAAGAGAAGAGTAATTAATGGAAGGTAAAAAAAAGTAATGAgggttataattaaaaaaaaaaaatacatgttTAGGAAGAGGTGAATTAATAGAAAGGTAAAGAGAAGTAATATATATTCTTCATGTATGGGAAGAGGTGAAGGAAGGATAAATTTTGAGGGGTGTAAGAAATAAAATAGTTTATAACTCTCACCTTCCTGGTGtaagaaaaattgaaatttgaaagGTTAAGAAAAGAGGGTAAGGATTATCTTTCCTCATCCTTACCCTCCATTAACTCACCTCTTTGCAAGTAGGGATACATGAGCCTTCATTTGGGAGGAGGTTTTTTAAAGTAATAAGAGGTTTTTCTCTGTTTAGGGATACATAAGTTACTTACCCCTCCTTCATCCTCATCCAAAAAGAGCCTTAATATTATTGTTTTCTGTATCTTTCTAAGGTAACTGGAGAAACTAGAAGAAAGTAACTCGACTTGAATTTTCTACAGCAAATACTGTATAAAGTTCACCTTCACTGAGAAACCAGATGTGAATCATAAAACGAACAGGACTACAATATAAAAGGAAAAAAGCAACCTTTTTTTTAATGGCAAGGAAAAAAGTAGAAATTTAATGTGGAAATTGGCACACCTGGCCATGAGGAACACCATAGCTATCTTCATATATATTTTGTCCAACAGGCCGACCAGAAGCCTCATTCTCATTGTTCCCAGTGGCACCACCATATGGCCCACCAGCAACTGAACACAAAACAAGAACTTCATATAATGCGAAACAAATATAGGGAAATAATGAGCTTTAGATAAGCAAACAGGAACAATAAAATACCAGTTTTCATATCAGCATTAGCTGTGTTAGTAAGTTCTAAACGAAGCTTTTCCACTTCCCTAGACATTGTAACATAGTTCTTCTCCATGGCCTGAAGTGACTCCAGGTGGTCACTGAATAATTTCTTTTCATAGTCATATGAAACCCTGCATGGCCAAAGTAATAAGGCATTTTTGTCATTGGAATTAAACAAGTTATAAGAAATGTGTTAAAAACAAACCAATATAGGCAACCACAGCATAGATTTTATGGAGAAAGGcccaaaaaaaagagaggaaagttATATGGAGAATATCTGCAACATGTACAATGAAAGCTTTGAAAATCAATCTCCAGGTAATGTTGGAAGAAACAATTGAACAGCACCTGCATCGCTGATATTCCTGCCTGAGGCTTTCAAGTTCAGACATCAGAACAGGAATCTGCAGCACATCTGCATGGGCCCTATGAAGATCCTGAGTCAAATGACGCACTTTCGACACAAGCTCCTGCCTTGCTACAACCAAGTTCTCAGCTTCTGTTCGTGCCTGATGCAACTCCGACCTAACAGGCTCTGCAGCCTTCAGCTCTGTTTCAATCTTGGAAATTTTATCCACAAGGCTCCTCATATGTAGTTCTCTTTCAGACTTGATAGCACCTATGTGAGCATGTAATATCTGCAACTCATGCTGTGCAGCAGCAAGTTCCTGTCTCAAGTTGCTATGTGTGGCAGCCAGCCTCTGGTTCTCTGTTGCAAGTCTTTGCATCTCCACATGTTGTGCAGCAAGCTTTTGTTCCATAACTTCCGGGGGTGGTAACATGTCAAAAGGAGGATAGGGACCAAGTGGAGGGCGTACACCAGAAACAAATGCATCAGGGTGCACTATACCTGACCCAGGATGAGGACGCCTTAGATGAGAAGGTGGAATCCGACCTTTACTTCCCATTTAAAGTAGATAATATTTTACCTGCATGAAAAATGTCAAGAACAAGATGTCAAGAACCAAGAAAAAAAGCATTATTGTGATTTAGCTTGCTAAAGAAACTATAACTTGGAAGGCTGGAAGTTCTAGTATAGCTATAGCGTATATGTCATTGCATGTTTATTGGTTGTTGAAGAGCAGTAAAGAGAAGGGAGTCAAAATTAAATTGGACAAAAAAAAACCTCGGAGAACTAAAGTAAAGTCATAAGCTTAATAACATAACTGCTTTCCACACATCCCATTTAGACTCAGTTTTCCAGATAGAAGGATAACAATTCATGCATCACAACTAAGACAAATCAACCAATTGAAATTTATAGATAAATTTTGCACCTGGGTCCTATACCCACACAAATAAGCTTTCAAAGAAATCAAATCAATATGAAAACAACATAGCAACAATTATATTCTAGAATCACAAATACAGTAAGGTCACACTCTCAGTTCACTCTGCAAATGGGATGGGAATGAAAATGTAGTCCCTTAAGCCAAGTTCATTTTTACAATAAATCAATATAATTCCATGGCAATCTTAAAACGTATACATAATACATTATATGCCATTTGCACCTAATTCAAGCCACTCACttttaaataatattagaaaaaaaaaaaaaaaaggattccaTACACCAAACAAGAAAATGAAATCATATtccataaattgtatttcatttccACAGTGAATCAAACATGAAAATATGCGATGCTTACACAGACTACTCAAATTCATTTATGACATTCATGCATATGCAACCCTACACTTTACAGGAGCAAATCCCAAAACAAACCAGACCAAGCCACATATGTTAAAAAAGTGAAGAGTATTCTAATTATCAACAAAATCCTGCGGTTCAtcttttgaattgaaattgaacAAGGATATGGCTAATTAGCCACtaaaatttatgataaaaaaTTCAAACTAAACCCTAGAACAAAAAGTATAAAGAAAAAGCAAAGGAGAAAGGCAATAATTAGAGGAAATGATTGTATAGTTTTGAAATGAacatattttcaaaaataaaaataaaaattgaataagAAGCAAAGTAGTGGAGGTGGTTTCCGGCTCACCTGGACGGACAAGCTACAGCGGAGTCCTTGACGGTGAAACAGCACGAACGATTATGGTAACAGAGGAAAATTCCCTGTCCTGTCGTGAACACCTTATCGAAGGTGAAAATTCTAGAGCAATTAAACGCTGTCGTTTCCTCTATTGATGTgtgaccctttttttttttttgttctataccaacaaaagttaaaatatatattaaaaataaatatttctcaaaaaaTTTTGTAACTTATTAAGAAAATGTTGGATTTTGGTTTTCTTTAGGTCATGGTAGTATATTTTTACTGTTAGAGTTTATAtttagaaaaaatatatatattactttaaataaattattaaaaattatttttatattgaatttaatattttaattataaaaactttGAAACATTTAagtaatttttctaaataaaagaaataaagtttGAGATAATATGGTAAAAAGCAAAGTGGAAAACAAAGCGAAAGCATTATCTTTGTCTTGTTTATCTTTAACATATAAAGGCTTTATCTTCATCAATTCTTTAATCCAACAATGGATGTGACTTTCTAATAATGAAAAGCACAAATCTTAATATACAAGAAAACAATGTCTGATAAATCTGCAAGCTACTCAATAATTTCCCGCAGGAGAGAAACATGTATGTGACAAGGCCTCTGTCCTTGTACAGGAAATTCCCAAGTGCCCTTTCTGCAGACACACCAGAGGGTCCATACACAGGCTATCTAGTGATTACAGATGAAGAATCTGAAGCACAGGATACATACTGTTTTGGTGCCTGTAAAAAGAAGAGAGTTAAAAGGATCCCATTTCCTCAGGATAAGATTTTAAATGTAATTCATTCATCTGAGTATCAAGAGCCtttattagctaagaaattttggTTTCTTCCAGTTCTTGACCAGCCTTTATCTTCTAGCTGCTACTATGTCATCAAAGCTAAAGGCAGATACAAAGGGTAAGTTTGCTCTGTTAATATTTTAGTTCAAGCTTAATCAGATCTGCTAATTTGGCCTACAATGTCATCAAAGCTAAGTGTATATGCTCTGTTAAGAGTTTTCTTTGTGAATTTGCAGGCAAGCATGCAGATGTTCAAGGGATGTGGACATGGGCTTATTATGTTGCTTCAAGGAAGTTATAAAAGATGTAAAACCAAAGCCATTGGATCCCAGAAACATATACCAGCAATTCAAGATTCATCGTCATCATGGAAGGAGTTTCTTCGCTAAGTCTCTTGCTCCTTATGGTTATCCTCCAAAATTGCTGAGAAATAAAGGATGGGAAGTTAAAATCTCATCGTCATCAGCGTACAAATTTCAACTAAGAGATGATGATGCTTTAGGCCTTGATGACTCTCTCAGGATACAACTTCCCAGCTTCAATTTTCCAATATCCAGCAGGAGTTCATCCTCTGTTATTGTTGGAACATGGTACTGCCCATTTGTGTTCATAAGGGAAGAAGCCAGAATAAGAGAACAAATGAAGAGATCAATGCTATACAAGATGACCCTTGAGCAGCACTGGGAGGAGATTTACTCATGTGATAATGTTAACAATGAAACTAATGCTATGATTATGGTTAATGCAAATGTGCAAAGAGAAGTAGACTTGGTGTTTGGCATGGAAGCTGAAAAGGGTGAGAGAGTTGGGCATGGAGCGTTCATTTGGTACAGAGCAGTTGGGAACAGTGATAGGGGGAGGTATAGAGGGCTTAGAGTGGGTTTAAGTTTTGCAATTGCAGAGAAAATGAAATGGGTGTTAGAGGCAGGAGGATGGGTTGATGGGCCTGAGAGGACTGTGAGAATAGAGAAAAGAGTTGAAATTAGATGTGAAAGCGAGTGTGAATGGAGGAGATTATCTTGTTTTGTGTTGGTTGAGAGTTTTGTTTTGAAGAGAATGGATGGAAGTTTGGTGCTTAAATGTGATTTTAGGCATACCaataaaattaaatgtaaatgTGAATGAAATTTTCAGTTGATTATATGTTTGCTTTTtcaacatgataaaaataatttatttataactaaATTTAATTCTTTATCCGTTTACATATA
Proteins encoded:
- the LOC110671579 gene encoding uncharacterized protein LOC110671579 produces the protein MYVTRPLSLYRKFPSALSADTPEGPYTGYLVITDEESEAQDTYCFGACKKKRVKRIPFPQDKILNVIHSSEYQEPLLAKKFWFLPVLDQPLSSSCYYVIKAKGRYKGQACRCSRDVDMGLLCCFKEVIKDVKPKPLDPRNIYQQFKIHRHHGRSFFAKSLAPYGYPPKLLRNKGWEVKISSSSAYKFQLRDDDALGLDDSLRIQLPSFNFPISSRSSSSVIVGTWYCPFVFIREEARIREQMKRSMLYKMTLEQHWEEIYSCDNVNNETNAMIMVNANVQREVDLVFGMEAEKGERVGHGAFIWYRAVGNSDRGRYRGLRVGLSFAIAEKMKWVLEAGGWVDGPERTVRIEKRVEIRCESECEWRRLSCFVLVESFVLKRMDGSLVLKCDFRHTNKIKCKCE
- the LOC110671606 gene encoding protein FLX-like 2, translating into MGSKGRIPPSHLRRPHPGSGIVHPDAFVSGVRPPLGPYPPFDMLPPPEVMEQKLAAQHVEMQRLATENQRLAATHSNLRQELAAAQHELQILHAHIGAIKSERELHMRSLVDKISKIETELKAAEPVRSELHQARTEAENLVVARQELVSKVRHLTQDLHRAHADVLQIPVLMSELESLRQEYQRCRVSYDYEKKLFSDHLESLQAMEKNYVTMSREVEKLRLELTNTANADMKTVAGGPYGGATGNNENEASGRPVGQNIYEDSYGVPHGQGHSAVPGNSGAGAGAANANMVANSGTGTPTYAGAPSSSTAPKSAYDASRVPGYDSSRGPGYDVLRGAGYDAQRGHNYDVQRGPGYDISRGPSYDAQRLPAYDAQRLPGYDIHRGPAYDVQRGPHYDASRGAGYDAASRAASRATTGLQGQMVAANNMHYGSTTPPARAGNGYEAPARGGNHPVRR